A DNA window from Pseudomonas sp. GD03919 contains the following coding sequences:
- a CDS encoding nucleotidyl transferase AbiEii/AbiGii toxin family protein, giving the protein MGTWDKRYTDRVQLLVEILPTLAKETRFALKGGTAINLFEHDLPRLSVDIDLTWLSMQDYAQDAGQISDALESLGRALGSAPLRLQVQTSAPERGGFINRLIVSRGRARVQIETTPVMRGSVHLVRTMIVQPQVQEAFGFASIQVLDFADLYAGKMAAALSRQHPRDLFDIGLLLADPRTDERLWRTFLIYMTCSPKPAWEMLVPNEPKDFEAIYQTHFRGMTAAPVSSEILLEHRARLLRQISEWLTPQSRAFLESVEMENPDFDLIELPQAAELPAVKRKLQNLASRSAAKRASDHSQLQAAFEMFDRR; this is encoded by the coding sequence ATGGGCACCTGGGATAAGCGCTACACCGACCGAGTCCAGTTGTTGGTGGAAATTCTGCCGACCTTGGCGAAAGAAACACGATTTGCCCTCAAAGGAGGGACGGCAATCAACCTGTTTGAGCATGACTTGCCCAGGTTGTCTGTGGATATCGATCTGACTTGGTTGTCGATGCAGGACTATGCGCAGGATGCTGGTCAGATCTCCGATGCATTAGAAAGTCTGGGAAGGGCACTTGGCTCTGCGCCATTAAGGCTACAGGTACAAACATCGGCGCCAGAGAGAGGTGGCTTCATAAACAGACTGATAGTGAGTCGTGGACGAGCCCGAGTCCAAATAGAAACGACTCCGGTGATGCGCGGTTCCGTGCATCTGGTACGGACAATGATTGTCCAGCCGCAGGTCCAGGAGGCCTTTGGCTTTGCCTCGATCCAGGTGCTCGACTTTGCGGATCTATATGCGGGGAAAATGGCAGCAGCATTGTCGAGGCAGCATCCGCGCGACCTGTTTGATATCGGTTTGCTTCTGGCCGATCCGCGCACAGATGAGCGACTTTGGCGAACCTTCCTGATCTACATGACCTGTAGCCCGAAACCTGCCTGGGAGATGCTGGTTCCCAATGAACCCAAGGATTTCGAGGCGATATACCAGACTCACTTCCGTGGTATGACTGCTGCCCCTGTCAGCTCAGAGATACTGCTGGAGCACCGCGCCAGGCTTCTTCGACAAATTTCAGAGTGGCTTACCCCGCAGTCGAGAGCATTTCTGGAATCCGTCGAAATGGAGAATCCAGATTTTGACTTGATCGAGTTGCCACAGGCAGCAGAGCTACCTGCGGTAAAACGGAAACTGCAGAATCTTGCTTCACGATCAGCTGCGAAGCGGGCTTCCGACCATTCTCAGTTGCAAGCGGCCTTCGAGATGTTTGATCGTCGGTAG
- the pheS gene encoding phenylalanine--tRNA ligase subunit alpha: MENLDALVSQALEAVQQSEDVNALEQLRVQYLGKKGELTALMQTLGKLSAEERPQAGALINAAKNQVQDALNARKTVLEQALLAEKLASERIDVTLPGRGQASGGLHPVTRTLERVEQFFTHIGYSVAEGPEVEDDYHNFEALNIPGHHPARAMHDTFYFNANMLLRTHTSPVQVRTMESQQPPIRIVCPGRVYRCDSDITHSPMFHQVEGLLVDEDISFADLKGTIEEFLRVFFEKPLGVRFRPSFFPFTEPSAEVDMQCVMCSGKGCRVCKQTGWLEVMGCGMVHPNVLRMSGIDPEKYSGFAFGMGVERLAMLRYGVNDLRLFFDNDLRFLAQFR, translated from the coding sequence ATGGAAAATCTGGATGCATTGGTCTCCCAAGCGCTCGAGGCCGTGCAACAAAGCGAAGATGTCAATGCCCTGGAGCAGCTCCGGGTTCAGTACCTCGGCAAGAAGGGTGAGCTGACCGCCCTGATGCAGACTCTGGGCAAGCTGTCGGCCGAAGAGCGTCCGCAGGCCGGTGCTCTGATCAACGCTGCCAAGAATCAGGTGCAAGATGCGCTGAATGCCCGCAAAACCGTGCTTGAGCAGGCCCTGCTCGCCGAGAAGCTGGCCTCCGAGCGTATCGACGTGACCTTGCCTGGCCGCGGTCAGGCCTCTGGTGGTCTGCATCCGGTGACCCGCACGCTGGAGCGTGTCGAACAGTTCTTTACTCACATTGGTTACAGCGTTGCCGAAGGCCCGGAAGTCGAAGACGACTACCATAATTTCGAGGCGCTCAACATCCCCGGTCACCACCCGGCGCGGGCGATGCACGACACCTTCTATTTCAATGCGAACATGCTGCTGCGCACCCACACCTCGCCGGTACAGGTGCGCACCATGGAATCGCAGCAGCCGCCGATCCGCATCGTTTGCCCCGGCCGCGTTTACCGCTGCGACTCCGATATCACTCACTCGCCGATGTTCCATCAGGTCGAAGGCTTGCTGGTCGACGAGGACATCAGCTTCGCCGACCTCAAGGGCACCATCGAGGAATTCCTCCGGGTGTTCTTCGAGAAGCCCTTGGGCGTGCGTTTCCGTCCCTCCTTCTTCCCCTTCACCGAGCCGTCGGCCGAAGTCGACATGCAATGCGTGATGTGCTCGGGCAAGGGCTGCCGTGTGTGCAAGCAGACCGGCTGGCTGGAAGTGATGGGCTGCGGCATGGTGCATCCGAATGTGCTGCGTATGAGTGGCATCGACCCGGAAAAATACTCCGGCTTCGCCTTCGGTATGGGCGTCGAGCGCCTGGCCATGCTGCGTTATGGCGTCAATGACTTGCGCCTGTTCTTCGATAACGACCTGCGGTTTCTGGCGCAATTTCGCTAG
- the ihfA gene encoding integration host factor subunit alpha: MGALTKAEMAERLHEELGLNKREAKELVELFFEEIRQALELNEQVKLSGFGNFDLRDKRQRPGRNPKTGEEIPITARRVVTFRPGQKLKARVEAYAGTKS; this comes from the coding sequence ATGGGGGCTCTGACGAAAGCTGAAATGGCGGAACGTCTGCATGAAGAGCTCGGCCTGAACAAACGGGAAGCCAAGGAACTGGTGGAGCTGTTTTTTGAAGAGATCCGCCAGGCTCTTGAGCTGAACGAACAGGTCAAGCTGTCCGGGTTCGGCAACTTCGACTTGCGCGACAAGCGCCAGCGACCCGGCCGTAACCCGAAAACAGGGGAAGAGATTCCAATCACGGCTCGCCGTGTGGTCACTTTTCGTCCAGGGCAAAAATTGAAAGCCAGGGTCGAGGCCTATGCTGGAACCAAGTCATAA
- a CDS encoding sulfurtransferase, which yields MLAALADPTIKLLDNRDKDEWLGESSSPYGKDFAPRKGRIPGSVWLEWYELMDTSKPIAAFKSAKQVRALAAERGLTPDDEIIIYCFKGARAANSYVAMKLAGFNKLRIYLGSWNEWSRDERLPIETGLPKGAVRLLPLVV from the coding sequence ATGCTGGCGGCACTGGCCGATCCAACGATCAAGCTGCTCGACAATCGTGACAAGGATGAATGGCTGGGGGAAAGCTCGTCGCCCTACGGCAAGGACTTCGCTCCGCGCAAGGGTCGCATCCCCGGCTCGGTCTGGCTGGAGTGGTACGAGCTGATGGACACTAGCAAGCCGATCGCGGCATTCAAGTCGGCTAAGCAGGTACGTGCCTTGGCGGCCGAGCGAGGCCTGACGCCCGATGACGAGATCATCATTTATTGCTTCAAGGGCGCGCGGGCGGCCAATAGCTACGTTGCCATGAAGCTGGCCGGCTTTAACAAGCTGCGCATCTATCTCGGTTCCTGGAACGAATGGTCGCGTGACGAGCGCCTGCCCATCGAAACCGGCCTGCCCAAAGGGGCCGTGCGTCTGCTGCCGCTGGTGGTCTGA
- the pheT gene encoding phenylalanine--tRNA ligase subunit beta, giving the protein MKFSEQWLRSWVNPDVSREDLVARLSMVGLEVDAVQPVAGAFSGVVVGEILSAEQHPDADKLRVCQVSNGAETFQVVCGAPNARAGIKIPFAMIGAELPGDFKIKKAKLRGVESQGMLCSASELQISEDNSGLMELAADAPVGQDIRTYLSLDDASIEIGLTPNRGDCLSLAGLAREVGAMYSAAVSPVTVDAVAPVHDEVRPVEVLASKACPRYLGRVVRNVDLSRPTPLWMVERLRRSDIRSINAAVDITNYVMFELGQPMHAFDLAEINGGIRVRMAEEGEKLVLLDGQEVSLRADTLVIADHSRALAIAGVMGGEHSGVSDKTRDLFLESAFFDNIAVAGKARSYGLHTESSHRFERGVDSQLARKAMERATALLLEIVGGEAGPIIEVSSEADLPNVAPITLRAERISQMLGMDMDGAEVERLLTALGLGVSAQGTGQWQVSVPSHRFDISLEVDLIEELGRLYGYNRLPVRYPQARLAPQAKAEARAELPALRRLLVARGYQEAITYSFIDPKLFELFNPGVEPLQLANPISADMAAMRSSLWPGLVKALQHNLNRQQSRVRLFESGLRFVGQLEGLQQEAMLAGVITGSRLPEGWANSRESVDFYDLKADVEALLGYAGAADAFSFVPGEHPALHPGQTARVEREGRLVGFIGALHPELTKILGLDQPVFLFELVLAEVAAGRMPAFSELSRFPEVRRDLALLVDREQPAEAVLAAIRENAGEWLTDLKLFDVYHGKGIDPHRKSLAVGLTWQHPSRTLNDDEVSTTTQNILTCLEQRFNATLRK; this is encoded by the coding sequence ATGAAATTCAGTGAACAGTGGCTGCGCAGCTGGGTGAACCCCGACGTATCCCGCGAGGATCTGGTCGCGCGCCTGTCCATGGTCGGCCTCGAAGTCGACGCCGTGCAGCCGGTGGCCGGCGCCTTCAGTGGTGTGGTGGTCGGTGAGATCCTCAGTGCCGAGCAACATCCGGACGCCGACAAGCTGCGCGTCTGCCAGGTCAGCAACGGCGCCGAGACCTTCCAGGTTGTCTGCGGCGCGCCGAATGCGCGCGCCGGTATCAAGATTCCGTTTGCCATGATCGGCGCCGAACTGCCGGGCGACTTCAAGATCAAGAAAGCCAAGCTGCGCGGCGTGGAGTCCCAGGGCATGCTGTGCTCGGCTTCCGAGCTGCAGATCAGCGAGGACAACAGCGGTCTGATGGAGCTGGCGGCAGACGCCCCGGTAGGCCAGGACATTCGTACCTACCTGAGCCTGGATGATGCCAGCATCGAGATCGGCCTGACGCCTAACCGCGGCGATTGCCTGTCGCTCGCTGGCCTGGCCCGCGAAGTCGGCGCCATGTACAGCGCTGCAGTTTCTCCAGTTACTGTCGACGCCGTTGCGCCTGTGCATGACGAAGTGCGCCCGGTTGAAGTGCTCGCGTCCAAGGCTTGCCCGCGCTACCTCGGTCGCGTCGTGCGTAACGTCGACCTGTCTCGTCCGACGCCGTTGTGGATGGTCGAGCGTCTGCGTCGCTCCGATATCCGCAGCATCAATGCGGCGGTGGACATCACCAACTATGTGATGTTCGAGCTGGGCCAGCCGATGCACGCCTTCGACCTCGCCGAGATCAACGGCGGCATTCGTGTGCGCATGGCGGAAGAGGGCGAAAAACTGGTACTGCTCGACGGGCAGGAAGTCAGCCTGCGCGCCGATACGCTGGTCATCGCTGATCACAGTCGCGCCCTGGCCATCGCTGGTGTGATGGGCGGTGAGCACAGCGGTGTGAGCGACAAGACGCGCGACCTGTTCCTGGAAAGTGCCTTCTTCGACAATATCGCCGTTGCCGGCAAGGCCCGCTCCTATGGCCTGCACACCGAGTCTTCGCACCGTTTCGAGCGGGGTGTGGATTCGCAATTGGCGCGCAAAGCGATGGAACGCGCGACTGCGCTGCTGCTGGAGATCGTTGGCGGCGAAGCCGGTCCGATCATCGAAGTCAGCAGCGAGGCCGATCTGCCGAATGTGGCGCCGATCACTCTGCGCGCCGAGCGCATCAGCCAGATGCTGGGTATGGACATGGACGGCGCCGAGGTCGAGCGCCTGCTCACCGCGCTGGGGCTGGGCGTCAGTGCTCAGGGTACTGGCCAGTGGCAGGTCAGCGTGCCGAGTCACCGTTTCGACATCAGTCTGGAAGTGGATCTAATCGAAGAGCTGGGTCGCCTGTACGGCTACAACCGCTTGCCGGTGCGCTACCCGCAGGCACGTCTGGCGCCGCAGGCCAAGGCTGAAGCGCGGGCCGAGTTACCCGCGTTGCGCCGCCTACTGGTCGCTCGCGGCTATCAGGAAGCGATCACCTACAGCTTCATCGATCCCAAGCTGTTCGAGCTTTTCAATCCAGGTGTCGAGCCGTTGCAATTGGCCAACCCGATCTCTGCCGACATGGCGGCCATGCGCTCTTCGCTATGGCCGGGCCTGGTTAAGGCATTGCAACACAACCTCAATCGTCAGCAGTCGCGTGTGCGCCTGTTCGAAAGCGGTCTGCGTTTCGTCGGTCAGTTGGAAGGCCTGCAGCAGGAAGCCATGCTTGCTGGCGTGATCACTGGCAGTCGTCTGCCGGAAGGCTGGGCCAACAGTCGCGAAAGCGTCGACTTCTATGACCTTAAGGCCGATGTCGAAGCGCTGCTGGGTTATGCCGGTGCGGCTGATGCATTCAGCTTCGTGCCAGGCGAGCATCCTGCCCTACATCCGGGGCAGACCGCTCGCGTCGAGCGAGAAGGGCGCCTGGTTGGATTCATTGGTGCGCTACACCCCGAGCTGACCAAGATCCTTGGGCTTGATCAGCCGGTGTTCCTCTTCGAGCTGGTGCTGGCTGAAGTCGCCGCCGGTCGTATGCCTGCGTTCAGTGAGCTGTCGCGCTTCCCGGAAGTGCGCCGTGACCTGGCGCTGCTTGTCGATCGCGAGCAACCGGCCGAGGCTGTGCTGGCGGCGATCCGGGAAAACGCAGGCGAATGGCTGACAGACCTCAAGCTATTTGACGTCTATCACGGTAAAGGTATTGATCCGCATAGAAAAAGCCTTGCCGTCGGCTTGACCTGGCAACATCCATCGCGCACTCTTAACGACGATGAGGTGAGTACTACCACGCAAAATATCCTCACCTGCCTCGAACAAAGGTTCAACGCCACGTTAAGGAAGTAG
- a CDS encoding MerR family transcriptional regulator, with the protein MLEPSHNDELPAIPGKRYFTIGEVSELCAVKPHVLRYWEQEFPQLNPVKRRGNRRYYQRQDVLMIRQIRALLYDQGFTIGGARQRLSGDEAKDDTTQYRQLIKQMIAELEDVLHVLKK; encoded by the coding sequence ATGCTGGAACCAAGTCATAACGACGAACTACCGGCAATTCCCGGCAAACGCTACTTCACCATCGGTGAAGTCAGTGAACTCTGCGCGGTCAAGCCCCACGTTCTACGTTACTGGGAACAGGAATTCCCACAGCTGAATCCGGTAAAGCGACGGGGTAACCGTCGCTACTACCAGCGCCAGGATGTGCTGATGATTCGGCAGATTCGTGCGCTTCTGTACGATCAAGGCTTCACCATCGGTGGCGCACGTCAGCGTCTTTCCGGTGACGAAGCCAAGGACGACACTACTCAGTATCGTCAGTTGATCAAACAGATGATTGCCGAGCTCGAGGATGTTTTGCATGTACTGAAGAAGTAA
- a CDS encoding MFS transporter, translating to MTGVRLGLRENLGQFGLLVLVNAFIVAFGISKALTNYLAGRCSDRFGRKPVLVAGWLVAVPVPFMLMWGPDWNWVLAANVLLGVSQGLTWSTTVIMKIDLVGPRRRGLAMGLNEFAGYLAVAGSALLTGWCAAEFGLRPEPFYLGVVYVLAGLLLSVSLVRETRQHVALEARSQPAAKGLSQGEIFRRTSLGDRNLSSVSLAGLVNNLNDGMAWGLFPLLFAAAGMTFGQIGVLVAIYPAVWGIGQVFTGAWSDRVGRKWLIVWGMALQAIGIGVTALAGQFTGFALGAVLLGAGTAMVYPTLLAAIGDAAYPTWRASAVGVYRLWRDLGYAVGALLAGLLADWQGLSVTLWVVAALTLLSGLLVAMRMVERRQGSAGGNPIAGKEVAV from the coding sequence ATGACAGGCGTTCGCTTGGGCTTGCGGGAAAACCTCGGCCAGTTTGGCCTGCTGGTGCTGGTCAACGCCTTCATCGTTGCCTTCGGGATCAGCAAGGCGTTGACCAACTATCTCGCCGGACGCTGCTCCGATCGTTTCGGGCGCAAGCCGGTGTTGGTGGCTGGTTGGCTGGTCGCCGTGCCGGTGCCCTTCATGCTCATGTGGGGACCAGACTGGAACTGGGTGCTCGCGGCCAATGTGCTGCTCGGGGTGAGCCAGGGGCTGACGTGGTCAACCACGGTGATCATGAAGATCGACCTGGTCGGCCCCAGGCGGCGCGGCCTGGCCATGGGCTTGAACGAGTTCGCCGGCTACCTGGCCGTCGCCGGTAGCGCATTGCTGACTGGATGGTGCGCCGCCGAGTTCGGCCTCCGGCCAGAGCCCTTCTACCTGGGAGTGGTCTATGTACTGGCTGGGCTGCTGCTGTCCGTGTCGCTGGTGCGGGAAACGCGTCAGCATGTGGCGCTGGAGGCGCGCAGCCAGCCTGCGGCCAAGGGGTTGAGTCAGGGTGAGATCTTCCGCCGTACTTCACTGGGTGATCGCAACCTTTCCAGCGTGAGCCTGGCCGGTCTGGTGAACAATCTGAACGATGGCATGGCATGGGGGCTGTTCCCGCTGTTGTTCGCTGCCGCCGGAATGACGTTCGGCCAGATCGGCGTGCTGGTGGCGATCTATCCGGCCGTCTGGGGGATAGGGCAGGTCTTCACGGGAGCCTGGTCCGACCGGGTCGGTCGCAAGTGGCTGATCGTCTGGGGCATGGCCCTGCAGGCCATAGGTATCGGGGTGACGGCACTGGCCGGGCAGTTCACGGGGTTTGCCCTCGGCGCCGTGCTGCTCGGCGCGGGCACAGCGATGGTCTATCCCACCTTGCTGGCAGCCATCGGCGACGCGGCGTACCCGACATGGCGTGCTTCGGCAGTAGGTGTCTACCGCCTGTGGCGCGACCTGGGCTATGCGGTCGGTGCGCTGCTCGCCGGATTGCTGGCTGACTGGCAGGGACTGTCGGTGACGCTTTGGGTGGTGGCAGCCCTGACCCTGCTTTCAGGATTATTGGTTGCCATGCGCATGGTCGAGCGCCGACAGGGCTCGGCAGGCGGTAATCCCATTGCCGGGAAGGAGGTAGCAGTATGA
- a CDS encoding type IV toxin-antitoxin system AbiEi family antitoxin domain-containing protein has product MSVQKSEKLNSLLAGLGDSDLVSSSWLKAHGYSSNLVARYIASGWLESPARGIYQRRGGRLTWAAVVHALQEGERLPLHVGGRFALAWHGHEHYLRLGERERVTLYGPRSLPAWVEKLPLKAEVVLCGKSPFNLPALSFKADMDDEALRGLGLEWVDADGDRGRIVVATPERAILELCDGVSDASLVYEVDALMQGADTLRPQRVSMLLRHCTSIKAKRLFLALAERHQHAWVDHLSLDGVYLGKGKRGLVPGGRLNPTYQITLPADLDGHLG; this is encoded by the coding sequence ATGAGTGTGCAAAAATCTGAAAAACTAAACTCCTTGCTTGCAGGGCTCGGCGACAGCGACCTGGTATCCAGTAGCTGGTTGAAGGCTCATGGCTACAGCAGCAACCTGGTAGCGCGATATATCGCGAGCGGCTGGCTGGAATCGCCTGCGCGTGGAATCTATCAACGACGAGGTGGACGTCTCACCTGGGCTGCTGTAGTGCACGCGCTGCAGGAAGGAGAGCGATTGCCGCTGCATGTTGGCGGGCGTTTTGCCTTGGCTTGGCATGGGCACGAGCACTACCTGCGGTTGGGCGAGCGTGAGAGGGTCACTCTATATGGCCCTCGAAGCCTCCCTGCCTGGGTGGAAAAGCTTCCCTTGAAGGCTGAGGTGGTGCTGTGCGGCAAAAGCCCATTCAATCTTCCAGCACTGTCATTCAAGGCCGACATGGATGACGAAGCCTTAAGGGGTCTTGGGCTCGAGTGGGTGGATGCTGATGGCGACCGCGGCCGCATCGTAGTCGCGACACCTGAGCGCGCAATCCTCGAGCTGTGTGATGGCGTGTCAGACGCGTCGCTCGTTTATGAAGTGGATGCGCTGATGCAGGGCGCGGACACCCTTCGTCCCCAAAGGGTAAGCATGCTGCTACGACATTGCACCAGCATAAAAGCCAAGCGCTTGTTCCTAGCTCTCGCAGAACGCCACCAGCACGCCTGGGTGGATCATCTCTCGTTGGACGGCGTCTATCTCGGGAAGGGAAAGCGTGGCCTGGTTCCCGGTGGTCGCTTGAACCCAACCTACCAAATAACCTTGCCGGCGGATCTTGATGGGCACCTGGGATAA
- a CDS encoding helix-turn-helix transcriptional regulator, translated as MSATATRNTISRQWELLRSLPARPPGITAQNLVKLLDDAGFTVSKRTIERDLIELSNLFPLQCNDKSAPYGWYWTPGATAELPGLTLSEALTLRLVEDSLRPLLPACMLKSLEPRFAQAHQKLLALGDQVPAARWIDKIASVPPELALLAPEINGELLERIQQALLEDRQLECSYFAAHRNKVTELRLNPLALIQRGNITYLAAIAEPYEDVRLYAAHRFQQVDLLDVPCRRPDDFSLDEYIASGALQFTSPGAGMIKLQAWISEELARQLRETPLADDMRLEIDGDGYRLSATLQDSWQLRWWLLSHTGKIVVHEPQALRQELLSQLETSLRQYRDAMAPDADAPTQASPCCSSSA; from the coding sequence ATGTCCGCTACCGCCACCCGCAACACCATCAGCCGCCAGTGGGAGCTGCTGCGCAGCCTGCCGGCACGCCCGCCGGGCATCACCGCGCAGAATCTGGTCAAACTGCTCGACGACGCCGGCTTCACGGTCAGCAAGCGCACCATCGAGCGCGACTTGATCGAACTGTCGAATCTGTTTCCGCTGCAATGCAACGACAAGAGCGCCCCCTATGGCTGGTACTGGACACCAGGCGCTACCGCCGAGCTGCCCGGCCTGACGCTCAGCGAAGCGCTGACCTTGCGTCTGGTCGAGGACAGCCTGCGCCCCCTGCTGCCCGCCTGCATGCTCAAGAGCCTGGAGCCGCGCTTCGCCCAGGCTCACCAGAAACTGCTGGCGCTCGGCGACCAGGTGCCGGCGGCGCGCTGGATCGACAAGATCGCCAGCGTGCCGCCAGAGCTGGCGCTACTAGCGCCCGAGATAAACGGCGAGCTGCTCGAGCGCATCCAGCAGGCGCTGCTCGAGGATCGTCAACTGGAATGCAGCTACTTCGCCGCTCACCGCAACAAGGTAACTGAGCTGAGGCTCAATCCGCTGGCGCTGATCCAGCGCGGCAACATCACCTACCTGGCCGCCATCGCCGAACCCTACGAGGACGTGCGGCTGTACGCGGCGCACCGCTTCCAGCAGGTTGATCTGCTCGATGTGCCATGCCGCCGGCCGGACGACTTCAGCCTGGACGAATACATCGCCAGCGGCGCCCTGCAGTTCACAAGCCCGGGGGCGGGCATGATTAAGCTGCAGGCCTGGATCAGCGAGGAGCTGGCGCGCCAGCTGCGAGAAACCCCGCTGGCCGACGACATGCGCCTTGAGATCGATGGCGACGGCTACCGACTGAGCGCTACCCTGCAAGACAGCTGGCAACTGCGTTGGTGGCTGTTGTCGCACACTGGCAAGATCGTTGTGCATGAGCCGCAAGCGCTGCGCCAGGAGTTGCTGAGCCAATTGGAAACCAGCCTCCGGCAGTATCGCGACGCCATGGCACCAGATGCCGACGCGCCCACTCAGGCTTCGCCCTGCTGCAGTTCGAGTGCCTGA